The following proteins are co-located in the Malus sylvestris chromosome 13, drMalSylv7.2, whole genome shotgun sequence genome:
- the LOC126596152 gene encoding uncharacterized protein LOC126596152, whose translation MAFSSCSNLVGGPLPLAAVGETQLPTKRSMSVTTTTKHRALPLQVRSEGKQKPGSPKTFGVSRRDVMLSLPVGTLASLTLLPTEPAEARIVNPEIRKKIFEKLEKIREHFGLSKPKTNDGKEAYPSPPPPPPPSLEEKNPQTFPPALPLDPQGNLLVPLPPVEVILP comes from the exons ATGGCATTCTCTAGTTGCAGCAATCTGGTGGGCGGTCCGCTACCTTTGGCGGCGGTCGGAGAAACCCAGTTGCCGACGAAGCGCTCGATGTCGGTGACAACCACCACAAAGCACAGAGCTCTTCCTCTGCAG GTGAGAAGTGAGGGAAAACAAAAACCAGGCTCTCCAAAAACCTTCGGAGTTTCACGAAGAGATGTGATGTTATCTTTGCCAGTTGGGACATTGGCATCACTCACTCTTCTTCCAACAGAACCTGCCGAAGCACGCATTGTCAATCCCGAGATCAGGAAGAAGATTTTTGAAAAGTTAGAGAAGATAAGGGAACACTTTGGTTTGTCAAAGCCAAAAACCAATGACGGGAAAGAGGCATACCcatcgccgccgccgccaccaccaccatcgttGGAGGAGAAAAATCCTCAAACATTTCCACCAGCACTGCCCCTGGATCCTCAAGGGAACCTACTTGTACCTCTACCTCCTGTTGAAGTAATTCTCCCTTGA
- the LOC126596151 gene encoding uncharacterized protein LOC126596151: protein MEGDRIQGPPSYYSVLGVGSDSSVEEIRRAYRKLAMKWHPDRWTRTPSLLGEAKRKFQQIQEAYSVLSDQRKRSMYDVGLYDPDDDEEDEGFCDFVQEMVSLMAESRREAKSYTMEDLQAMFREMVKGFESPPSSFFCGQPVAFEQSGCSKRTRLESNSGIGRDSGAGSSLHVPNLGMYGEGFFSF from the exons ATGGAGGGTGATCGAATTCAGGGGCCTCCGTCTTATTACAGTGTTCTTGGTGTCGGCTCGGATTCTTCCGTGGAAGAGATAAGGCGTGCATATCGCAAGCTAGCTATG AAATGGCATCCGGACAGGTGGACAAGAACCCCTTCTTTGTTGGGTGAAGCCAAGCGGAAATTCCAGCAAATTCAAGAAGCCTATTCag TGTTATCCGACCAGAGAAAACGAAGTATGTACGATGTTGGCCTGTACGATCCCGATGACGACGAAGAGGACGAG GGGTTCTGTGATTTTGTGCAAGAAATGGTGTCTCTGATGGCGGAATCCAGAAGAGAGGCAAAGAGTTATACCATGGAGGACTTGCAAGCAATGTTCAGGGAGATGGTCAAAGGATTCGagtctcctccttcctctttcttctgtGGACAACCGGTGGCTTTCGAACAATCTGGATGCTCGAAAAGAACGCGTCTCGAATCTAATTCCGGGATTGGCAGGGATTCAGGTGCCGGCTCATCTCTCCATGTACCAAACTTAGGGATGTATGGAGAAGGATTCTTTTCATTTTAG